In Nerophis lumbriciformis linkage group LG04, RoL_Nlum_v2.1, whole genome shotgun sequence, a single window of DNA contains:
- the m6pr gene encoding cation-dependent mannose-6-phosphate receptor yields MQVLTYPSRGSLLVWTVVVQLFLRGSGTHADDGTKNCKLVFESESERKVLRRIEPLARKNFTAEMQIGEAKYSYAFQLCGDAGGVPGAGVIQVENQKTGPKITVIGLYNATEVIGGSDYVWLIYGNGEKYDTHCSKEQRKAFVMIFCNRNLESGQLEVVQENREREQHCYYQFKLESSAVCPPLEYKLSAGSIILIIAFCLLAVYLVGGFLYQRLIVGAKGMDQFPNYAFWVEVGNLSADGCDFVCRSRDREERPTYRGVATEPLEEEPEERDDHLLPM; encoded by the exons ATGCAG GTGTTAACCTATCCCAGTCGAGGATCTCTCCTGGTTTGGACGGTGGTAGTTCAGCTTTTCCTGCGAGGCAGCGGGACTCACGCCGATGACGGCACCAAGAACTGCAAACTCGTCTTCGAGTCCGAGTCCGAACGGAAGGTCCTGCGGCGAATAGAGCCGCTCGCCCGCAAGAA CTTCACGGCAGAGATGCAGATTGGAGAGGCAAAGTACTCGTACGCGTTCCAGCTGTGCGGCGACGCAGGAGGCGTCCCAGGAGCCGGTGTCATTCAGGTGGAAAACCAGAAGACGGGACCGAAGATAACCGTGATTGGCTTGTACAATGCAACAGAGGTCATTGGAGGAA GCGACTATGTGTGGCTGATCTATGGAAATGGAGAAAAATACGACACCCACTGCTCCAAAGAACAGAGGAAAGCCTttgtaatgattttttgcaacCGAAATTTGGAATCG GGCCAACTGGAGGTGGTTCAGGAGAACAGGGAACGGGAGCAGCACTGCTACTACCAGTTCAAGCTAGAGTCCAGTGCCGTGTGTCCACCTCTTGAATACAAGCTTAGCGCCGGCTCCATCATACTCATCAT CGCTTTCTGTCTACTGGCTGTTTACCTCGTTGGAGGTTTCCTCTACCAGCGGCTCATCGTCGGGGCCAAAGGCATGGACCAGTTCCCCAATTATGCCTTCTGGGTGGAGGTCGGCAATCTCTCGGCC GACGGTTGCGACTTTGTATGCCGCTCGCGGGATCGAGAGGAGCGCCCTACCTACAGGGGAGTGGCCACAGAACCTTTAGAGGAGGAGCCCGAAGAGCGAGATGACCACTTGTTACCCATGTGA